From Cinclus cinclus chromosome 2, bCinCin1.1, whole genome shotgun sequence, one genomic window encodes:
- the SPRY2 gene encoding protein sprouty homolog 2, which translates to METQHGSGSQPLLQARRDSGRPHREPDLRDVLMQQVHVLSLDQIRAIRNTNEYTEGPTVAPRPGVKSSPRVTTQPKNERPHGLPEHRNFSRIQHTQTHAPPRAPLSRSISTVSTGSRSSTRTSTSSNSSEQRLLGSSSGPVADGIVRMQPKSELKSSELKPLSKEDLGAHSYRCEDCGKCKCKECTYPRTLPSCWICDKQCLCSAQNVVDYGTCVCCVKGLFYHCSNDDEDNCADNPCSCSQSHCCTRWSAMGVVSLFLPCLWCYLPAKGCLKLCQGCYDRVNRPGCRCKHSNTVCCKVPSVPPRNFEKPT; encoded by the coding sequence ATGGAGACTCAGCACGGCAGTGGGTCGCAGCCCTTACTACAGGCTCGGCGTGACAGTGGGAGACCGCACAGGGAGCCCGACCTGCGGGATGTCCTGATGCAGCAGGTTCATGTCTTGTCGTTGGACCAGATCAGAGCCATCCGAAACACAAATGAATACACAGAGGGACCTACGGTGGCTCCACGGCCGGGGGTCAAGTCTTCTCCTCGGGTaacaacccaacccaaaaaTGAAAGGCCCCATGGCTTGCCTGAGCATCGTAATTTTAGCCGGATCCAGCACACACAAACGCACGCACCTCCTCGAGCGCCTCTGTCCCGATCCATCAGCACAGTCAGCACAGGTTCACGGAGCAGTACGAGGACAAGTACGAGCAGTAATTCATCAGAACAAAGACTTCTGGGATCGTCTTCAGGGCCAGTTGCTGACGGGATAGTCCGAATGCAGCCCAAGTCTGAGCTTAAGTCGAGTGAGCTGAAGCCACTGAGCAAAGAAGACTTGGGAGCACACAGCTACAGGTGTGAGGACTGTGGAAAGTGTAAGTGTAAGGAGTGCACTTATCCAAGGACCCTCCCTTCATGTTGGATCTGTGACAAGCAGTGTCTTTGCTCAGCCCAGAACGTAGTTGATTATGGGACTTGCGTTTGCTGTGTGAAGGGCCTCTTCTATCACTGCTCTAATGATGACGAGGACAACTGTGCTGACaacccctgctcctgcagtcaGTCACATTGCTGCACTAGGTGGTCCGCCATGGGTGTAGTGTCCCTCTTCCTGCCTTGCTTGTGGTGTTACCTGCCAGCCAAGGGTTGCCTTaagttgtgccagggctgtTACGACCGGGTAAATCGGCCTGGGTGCCGCTGTAAACACTCCAACACCGTTTGCTGCAAAGTTCCCAGCGTACCCCCCAGGAACTTTGAAAAGCCAACATAG